In Citrus sinensis cultivar Valencia sweet orange chromosome 3, DVS_A1.0, whole genome shotgun sequence, the sequence tctcaaTGTAATTGgtaatactttttttaatcttctcaTCCTAagttttttattgttttgtacaaaattaaaggtttggattttataaaatgtccactcaaaaataaattgttttctaaCTAAGATTTGTTGCTAATGTATAACTCGAAGCAATACTagatatttgtaattttatttcaaaaattttattcaaatgatATGCCAAGCAATGAACAATAGTTgatagcaattttttttttttacaatgtTCAAATCAATCAGTTGCATCATCTCACCATTTTTATTATGTCatgttattttaaatgatttatatatatatatatataaaacatacTATGTGTTAACATCATTTGCATAACttgacccttttttttttctgcaaaTACTAAGTCAAATTTACTCATCCCATTTCTACCTAAAATCTACCTGAAACTCATGCATCATTGGAAAGCAAATCCAAAGAATGCGGTGCGTTTTTCTTGGTAACAAATCAATAATTAGGTCAAGTAATACTACTAAGCGTGCtcaattaattctaaaatattacGGTGATCAAACTCATACTTGACGCAAGAGGATAAGGACTAAACTTCAATTAGGCATTATTCATCCAAAATTCATTGACTCGGCATTCTTTGCAAGTTGTAGCATGGGACAGCTAAGATAATTAGCAAATGATATGGACCATATGCACCCATACATTTGTGACATGTGAAACTTGGCATTAAAGAAAAGGTAatgtgttaaaatttaatagaggCCAACTCTTCATTGAATGATTATCAGATCCAATGAGCATCCTTTTATTGGATTAATTTAAGTCAATTATTGGTGGATTGGGGCCCACTTTACTCTACCAAATCGGGCTCCACCATATCACCTATTAACGACCACCTGTCCTTATCATAAATAGCAAATGtcacttgttttattttgtattttaccAAAAGCAAAGTCACTATGAACCCAAATGAAAGTGACCCCAATTTTGGGGGTCATGAGCTTTGGATTATTATGGACACAAGAGACAAGCGCAATGTTTGTCATTTATCACTGGATAAGATTTAAGTTATCAACCCAATATTAGTAAATTCTGCTTGAAAAGTAAAGTTTGAAGCTTCATTTTGCGAATATTCAATGGTTAACATTTAAGTAATTAACCTGATATTAATCCAATTAAACTTTTTATGTAATCCAAGTCAATAATATATCGATAAAcctaaattaatctaattggACCTATTATTTCAACTTGAAAAGGTGAATctatcatttttcaattaattttgaatcaagCTATGTAAAATATAAGCTTATTAAAGACatatttttatcatgttaAAATATCGAAATACTTCTTACTCATTTCGTAATAACATTAACAAACCTTTTGGTAAATTTGACAGTCCAATTCAGTTGGGTTTTTGTTATTGAAACTCCAACAAAATTCATCACGATTATTAAAaacccattaaaaaaaatgaaggtaactatttgaaaaattctaattgaattatttaacGACTACATTTCAATAAATTGTGTTGCTAATTAACTTCCTCAACTTAAACTATATTTTTGTCAAGTAATTCATAACAAAGAATGTTAGATATTTTATTCGAATAATAACATTCAACATCCTTATTCTTTATGATTATTgcataaaaacatattttatccATTTACGTCACATATGTTCTTAAATTGTATAAGAAAATCACCAAATTTACTCTTGTAAGTTACTATATCAATGAACATGAAATTAACTAATCATTAAAGTCTCGGAATGACATCATGAGGGGGATTCAGTTACATTTATTGATATGATTAGATATATGTTTTCTCAAATATTAGTAGGAGGCTAGGAGCAATTGAACAGATGCAgctattaaaaatatataattacttATCTCGTCAATAACTAacgatatttttttatctatgcTCAATAGGCGTCtgagttatattataaattgtaatatttgtAGATTgtaacaattattaaaaaaaaaaagctcccTAAGACTAAATGACAAAAGGACTTTTTTGAAATAGATAGATAACGTATGCCCTTATTTGAGAAAAGGTAAAACATTAGGGATCTAAATGTTATTATAATCCCATGCacaaaaataccaaaaaaaactaataacaaCTAACCGAAAATCCCAGGCGTCATATTCCTTTTTACCGCGTTTTAAAATGCCCTCTCATTCATTCACAGTCAGAAGCTGTCGGCATGTCTCTTccctcttctctctctctctctctctccacgtattaaaacaataaaacataTGCACACTACTTCGTATAACGGCTTTGCGCTTAAAATCTGCGCCTAACAAACTCACGAAATCACTCctcatttttctctctccctctcctCTTTCTCCTCCTctcatttcttttcaaatcCTTCCACCACCTCCCCcgcctctctctctctctctcctcacCACCACAGCTCAACTTTTCCATGTAAACCTCCGCGGACGCCGTCGTTTCGACCTCCCACTCATCCGACGTCGTTTTGTGTGAATAAGATAacgatttaaattaaaatacgaaAATGGAGAACTTAACGGCGCAGTTAAAGCGAGGGATATCGCGGCAGTTCTCGACGGGATCGCTGCGTCGGAGCCTGACGAGGCAGATGTCGAGGCAGTCGTCGTTCGATCCGAGGAGGAATAACATGAGGTTTAGTTTCGGGAGGCAGTCGTCGTTGGATCCGATACGCCGGAGTCCGGTCCAGGACGAGTTGACGGTGCCGGAGAACCTTGACTCGACGATGCAGCTGTTGTTTATGGCATGCAGAGGTGACGTCAAGGGAGTCGAGGATTTGCTGAACGAAGGCAGTGATGTCAACAGCATTGATCTTGACGGACGGACGGCGTTGCATATCGCCGCTTGTGAAGGACACGTGGAGGTTGTTAAGTTGTTGCTTAGCAAAAAGGCTAATATCGATGCCCGTGATCGCTGGGGCAGTACGgtacatttttctttcatttttacatTGGTTTGAATTTACTATTGGTGCTCGAGCTTCTTAATTGTTTGATGCAATTTAAGCGCCTAATTGCTGAGAATcgttttattttgtgaaatagAAACGTGCGTATTACAGAAAATTTATGCAGTGGGGATGTCCCTATACCTAACCTGTTTTTCATTATAGCCTAATAATATTGTTAGCTTTATCCAATTACATTTTCGTACTGTTGGAACGTCGAATGATAAAGTGACAATGaccaaattttaaacaaaatctcCATGCAAATCAGCTAATATCAAAGAGATCAAATCCGAATATTTTCGAAATTTATCaagatttttttctaaattcatgaaatttacttttacctcccttttttttttctttttcgtttgAAGGCAAACGCAGCTAAGTgggtggattttttttattttattttttatacttgttgagctttttaacatttaattgGACAGGCAGCTGCGGATGCTAAGTACTACGGAAATGTTGAAGTTTACAATATCTTGAAGGCCCGTGGAGCCAAAGTTCCGGTACAATTTGAACTAGTTCGATTTGAATAGAACTACTTTTTCTGTTTCTAGTTGCTAGTTATTATGTTAATGTTTTGAAGGATGgcattttacatattttctttcattttagaaAACCAAGAGGACACCTATGACTGTGGCAAATCCTCGAGAAGTTCCAGAATATGAGCTTAATCCACTAGAGCTTCAGGTCCGGAAGGCTGATGGTATCACAAAGGCATGGCCCGTTCCCTTAATTTTTGTACATTATGTGATCCTTTACCATTCGTGTATTGTTTAAGATGTAATACCTGTGATGATATTCAATCTACTGCACATAACTATTTGTCCTAGCCCCcttttaaacttattttagTTGGCAATGTCCTTCTGAAGATGCCGTTAGCTACAGTTCTACTATCTATCATTAGCATACATTCATGTTTCCAAACATTGGAATGTGATAGAATAGAATGGCAGTTCTTTGTATGGCCAACTAATGGCCTTctccacaaaattttctttttgttattagcTTACATATGCATCATGTTGAAACATATTGGATGTACCATGTAGATCATTGACTGGATGGCTAACCTTATGTGCTTgataataacatatttttattttattcttgagAAGAGTTGCCCAATTCAACCACGTAAATATGTCCAGAAGGTAGACACAGCACAATCTAattctcattaattaaaacttaCAGATTGCGTTGGCCTTTATTTTGGGGTGGAACTACATGATTAATTCCTTTGGGGTGGAACTATTTTAGCTTCCATTTGGCTTCTCTTGAATAACTGCCGCGCTTTTGGTCTTCCTAGCTCAGTTTgcatttgagtttttttttttaaatggttgTTCTGGGAATCATAATGCATGGACTTCTGGGATTGAATAATAAAGCAGTTCTAAGTATCTATGAAAAATCTTTGATCAATTTGGTCGGTTGTTGGTGGATTTCTTTCCAATACTTCTGTGCAGGGATCATATCAAGTTGCTAAATGGAACGGTACAAAGGTTTGGGTAAAGATACTTGATAAAGAAAGCCATAAAGACCCAGAACGCATGTAAGCCTCTATTTTTTAGCTGCAAATTTTATCATCTTTCTGTTAAAGAGCGAtctataagaaaaataattacttttagGAGCTGATTTTCAGAAATTTTCCCAAAATAATCAAATGTGGTTGCTTGTTACTGCAAACTTCGGTAGTTAGTGAAACTCTGTAGATTAACTATATCATGATCTTCATGATATTTTCAAGTCATTCTAAGACTGTATTTGCGACCTAACCCTGTATCCTAATTTCTTATCTTTTCAAACAGAAATGCTTTCACGCATGAGCTAACTATAGTAGAAAAAGCTCGGCATCCTAATGTGGTTCAGTTTGTTGGAGCTGTCACCCAGAACATACCAATGATGATTGTTTTAGAATATCATGCAAAAGTAAGCATGCCTATCACTCCCTTCCTCACTCTCTCTTTCCATAAACAGACGCACACGTCTGGAGGCAagcataaataatattattatttctataaGTTCACTCTCACTTGAGAAGGATAACTGCACTGATTTGATAGTATTTGTTTCTTTCGCAAATTGCGACTTAACCATTTGTTATATTGACGGTGATCTTTCAGGGTGACTTGGCAAGCTATCTTCAAAAGAAAGGGCGTCTTTCTCCATCAAAAGTTCTGAGATTTGCTCTTGACCTTGCTAGGTATGTGTAATTTTCACTTATATCTACTGATACTGTGtgtattatgaatttaaaCAAGATATGCAACTCTCATTTTTTAACACTTGTAAAGTATTCTTTGTCAATTTGCCTTCATATTGTTTCTCATTGTGCATTCAGATGTTTGATAATTCTACTGAATTCCCTCATAATAGTTAAATCTTGTTTGATTTCTTGTTGTCAGGGGTATGAATTATCTTCATGAATGTAAACCAGATCCAATCATCCATTGTGATTTAAAGCCAAAGTAAGAGAAAAAATGCAGAGGTTATTCTGATATGCGCTGAAAtttcatattgaatttttatccTTACTCCTGGAGATCTGCTgttctttaatatttgaaattttcgtAAGGTGCCAGAAATATTTTGCTGGATAATGGAGGCCAGTTGAAGATATCTGGATTTGGTCTGCTGAGATTGCAATATATTTCAccagaaaaagcaaaaatagtGTTTCCAGTGTCGCACATAGATCCTGCAAGTAAGTTTCTTACTATGCCCGACCCTTGGCTTAATTTGTGGTTTcatgtatttatatatatgccATGATTGATGCAAGTAACTGGTGCAATCTAAATtgacttttttctttataggAAATGATACTGAAGCTCTAGTCTATGTAGAATGAACACTTTTATACatgcaattattatttattaattaactatacTTTGGCCAAAATAGGCATTAGAACAAATACTATAGAAACCTTGATTTGAGTTCAATTGATGATTGTGCTTTTTCTGATTGTAGATTTATACGTGGCACCtgagatttataaaaatgaagaatttgatAGAAGTGTGGATGCCTACTCTTTCGGTCTTATTCTCTATGAGGTATTTTCCTACTGGCCAAATCCATAAACATATTATCATAGCTCCAcacaatccaattcaaatggtttcaaaatataggggcaatttaaaattttaaattgctCACTAATTTTGCACTTGTCAGAATAACTTGAACCTTCCGAACATGTACTCCCTTACCACATGAAGCATTTGATCTATTCTgcaataatctttttttttttttccccaaaaagaAGATTAGTGCTAAAATGCACAAAGGATGAAATTTTGATGCATCTGATGCACTTCCCCTTCTCCTTGTTTATCAGTTTTGGAGCAGTTTGtatcttattcatttatttctcTGCACATTCTATTACGTCATTCATAGAAGGATTTAATGTTTTAACACCTCGCTTCTCTGTTTCTTTCTACATGGCTCAGATGATTGAGGGAGTACAGCCCTTCCATCCCAAGCCCCCTGAAGAGGTGGTAAAATTGATGTGTTGTGAAGGAAAAAGACCGCCATTGAAAATCAAGGCCCGAAGTTATCCTCCAGATTTAAAAGAGTaagtaatatatttttgtcaagAACACGATTTGCTGAATTCCAAAAAAGCTAATTTTGTAAGGTTGCAGATAGCTCTGAATCATTGTTTATGTTTACTTTGCTCATCTGAAATAAAGTTCTTAAGGTCACTTAATTGAAGGCTGCTAGTATTAAAAATGTTGTATCTTGAAGACACCCAAGCATTCTGAAAATGTTTTATGCCTAAGACTGGTTGACCTATATGCAGGTTGATTGAGGAATGTTGGGATCCAAAACCAGTTATTAGGCCAAATTTTAACGAGATCATTGCACGGTTGGATAGAATAGTTTGTAATTGCTCAAAACAGGGTTGGTGGAAAGATACTTTCAAGCTTCCATGGTATGCTTCCGTCACCAAATCTTTGCAGTTTTCTGTTATATATTACTCGAATTGAATACTTGACACGCACCTTGCATGTAGAGCGGTAGAGATATCGGACAGCTAGGTGTTTTTGCTCATTTGCCTTCTGATGGGcataaatgatgaaaatttgtacaaattaGGATTAAGTACAAGCTAGGATTAAGTAAGGGTATAGATGATGAAAATTTGTACAAGTTAGGATTAAGTATAATATATGTAAGGGTTAAAGGATATCAGATCATAATTATAGGCAGAGCTGGGAACTGAAGAACAGACTGGATCAAATGACGGACCATAATGTTATCGCATAACATTGTTGATGATTCAGCTTGATTCCATGGGACTTAAATCCCGCTAAcctgttatttgttttttctaCTTTTCGTTTgcatttctaataaaaaattgggatgTGCAGGAAATAGCAAGGAGTTCctttcaaaagttggaaaGATTTTCGACTGGGGGATGTTCAGTCTGGAGATTTTAGAGTTTCGTTTTCTACTTTTTGAGTTTCTTAAACATGCcagtaaaagaaagaaaagagaaagatgttTTCCCTCATTCTTCTCTGCTCTCTAATGGAGCTGGAACAGTTCCTTGTTATGTATAACTTGTGAAAgtgttttgtatttgtaaAGTCAGATATAAGTTACACGCAGAGGTAAACgtttcatgtaatttattatcatattttgGATTCTGTTCTCGACTGaatagagaaaaattaattattcgaACTATGTAACTCTAATTTATATGACcaacttaaatataatactcAAGATCGAGCCGCGGCAAGCCAATACCTAACAAAtgtatgtaataaatttaattttttatagttgaaagaaaaaaatgatttcacACGCTAAGATATAATCTTAAATGTTTACTCTATTCATGTATTTGTAACTGCAATGCTCTTTAAAAccatgaacaaaaaaaaaaaaaaaaaataaaatatccttCCACTAAAGTATGATTTTTGACCAAGGGGCATGTTAATTGTTACCTAACAATATATTCAATTTCATTGTTGCAAATTGTTGgttccatttttctttccccttttttttgtgtgtgctggggtggggggggggggggggggggggttgttACACGACTAAATTTGACaatgcaaaaaataattttggatgTGTCacgaaaaatttaaaagatttaacaacatgagtttaataaaaatttggagaAATTCAACACTATCAGagagccaaaagaaataaatttataagagaTGCTGTAAAATGATCAATAGATTTGACTACGCCATCAGTCATCCACTCATTCATCTTCCACGTGCACAGTAATAAGGAATACTGTGCGTGCAATTTCTTTGCTTGTTACTCAAGAGTCAAGAAGTCAACGTACAGAATCGAGTATTACTCCTCCAATATACGGACGCGTAACAATTTATAAgccaataattattattcttcCACCGACCAATCAAAAACTCATCCAACGATTCAAATCACGTGCCATCATACACCAGCGTCACAGCCTAACTTAATCTCTTCTCATACCTCTCTTAAACCCTGCCTTCCCCTTCGTTTCGTCTTGTGCACTCTCTGTTTCTCGTTCAgtctgaaaaataataaacatttataacaaactaaaataaaaacaataaccattaaaagagcatatttttGAGTCACTGTAAGTTCAtacttttctctcttcttcatCAAAGCAATTCAATTTCACTGTTTCCGTTATacatatttccttttttttatttttattttcatttttccaataTTATCGTTTGACTACATGTGTTTCTGAATTATTAAATCGCCTAAACATGGTAATATTTGATTGAATATCTATTAATGGCTATCTTTCATATTGTGGTGTTCTTACTTCTGTCTGCTGCTTTCTGGTTTCTGGGAAATTGCTtcggaaaagaaaaatgtaaagtATTATAACGACAATTTAGATTGTTATGAaacctaattttatttcttttctaaataatgaaCTTTAATAACAAtgtttgtttacttttttttttaattttagcagattttcattaattttatcaaagtTTTTTTCGGTAAAAATGAGATAAGGTTAGGGTTAGTCAGTTAAATAACTTGGTTTATTCTTTAGTACTCAGTAAGCGATGACAAATGATGTGATTGAGCTCGGTAACGAGTCTCCTTATAAGTCAATCATAAGTTGAACTTGAGCAGCTTTGAGTTGTTTTATTGTTCTGGCTTTTGCGTTACTAAATATGATGTCATAGAAGTTTGGGATATTTTGGTACTGTCTTTTGTACATGATATGGTGGTTTTGTGGTGAATAAGCTTCTTTGATTTCTCTGCAGTGACGGGTTGTGAGTATCATCTTTGCCAGTTTGACTGAGTGGCATTTTGAGAAATGTGCGTGTGTTTCTCTTCGTAAAGAGAGAAACGATATCTGATAATGGCTTCTAGAGCTATTTGGAGAAGGAAGAGATTAATTTCTGATCACCTGGGTGCCTTTGCTCGGGTGAGACAAAGCTTCCAATGTTTAGGGCATACTGGTGGGAATTTTGATTCATGTGCTTATAGCACCTCCCCAAACCAGTCCACTATAGACTTCAATCAGACAAAGGAAACAGATGCTATTTCGGTGACAAGAAGGGAATTGCTCGGTTTCTCTGGGTTAAGACACATTggatataattataatagagTCACAGTACTTGGTCTTGGGAATGGAAGATTCGCATTCACCTCTCCAGTGGGATTGAGGTTGATGTCAAGCTTAGTTCGAAACGCTTCCACGGCTACTGCTAAACAGCCCGAAATAGGCAGCGATGATGAGGAAAATGAAGAGCTGGCCAGAAAAAAGAGGAAGGAGGCATCACCAGAAGAATGTGATCAAGCTGTTGTAGGTTTGAGTAGTGCAAAAGCCAAAGCCAAAGCTAAAAAGTTACAGGAATCACAAAAGGTTGCTAAAtccatttttcaaagaacATGGGCCATGCTTCTGGGGATTGGTCCTGCTTTCAGAGCAGTTGCTTCTATGAGCAGGTTGAACTCCCTTgaatattctattttattttcttatgaaCCAATTACATTAATTTGACATGGTTTTGAAGATAAGTTGCTTGGTTGGCTTGCTATTTCTTCCTGCAGGGAAGATTGGGCCAAGAAACTTGTCCATTGGAAACATGAATTTGTGTCCGCATTGCAACATTATTGGTTGGGTTCTAAGTTACTGTGGGCTGATGTGAGAATCAGTTCAAGGTTGCTGTTAAAACTAGCTGATGGGAAGAGTCTCTCTAGAAGGGAAAGACAACAGCTAACTCGGACCACTGCAGATATTTTTAGGCTAGTTCCTTTTGCAGTTTTTATCATAGTTCCATTCATGGAATTTCTTTTGCCAGTGTTCCTGAAGTTGTTTCCTAACATGTTGCCTTCAACCTTTCAAGACAAGATGAAAGAGCAGGTAGAAGTTCTATCTATTTGCTTTACTATGTAAATATTCATTAAGGGGTTTCCTGATGAGTAAATGAATGTGAATTGACGTGATATTTTTGTATGGCACGTATGAATGCGAAACATATGAAGATGGTATTTTGATCTTAGTTCCTTGGATCTCTTATATGGGGAAGCATCAATCCGACCTTGAAATCTTAAGCTGTGGGAGCTGACCTCTTCAGAGGTTGGCACatgcatcaatttttttaggaaagaaaaaaacgtGTTGACTTTCAAAGATTATTAAATCATTAGTACAATTTTCCTTGCAACCTTTGATTAACAGTTGTAATAACTGGTAATGGTTATAAAAACATTTGGAGTAGACTTCGCAAAATGTATCATAAGACACTAGCAAACCAGCTGATGCTCTTGCAGATCATGGGCAGTCCtgaaacaataattatatttgtttttttcaatttcgTAGTCATATTGATTTTGGTATTGCAAAATTTAGGAGGGTGTTTTACATATACTACAGTTTCTTATATAAAAAAGAGGAAGTTGAAAGTGGGGGATAAGTACGTTTATACTTTTTATCAATCTGTTATAGGAAGAGTGGAAGAATTGGATGATTGTTTTCTTGCTGATTGAGTgtgtctttttcttcttaaagcTGCATGAACGTCTCTTGCTGTGTGTGTTTGCTATTACACCTCTACTTTTCCCATTTTATTTACAGAACATTCAGAATGGAAAAAACCATTGCGACTAATAACAGCGTATACAGTGAATATGAATCCCTAGAAATTggtctctctttctctctcctgttcttttctttttcaccttAATTGCTTTATGTGTAGGAAGCTCTGAAAAGGAAGTTGCAAGCAAGAATAGAATATGCTAAGTTTCTTCAGGACACAGTCAAAGAAATGGCAAAAGATCTTCAAAATTCGCGGAGTGGGGAAATTAAGAAAACTGCAAAAGATCTTGATGAATTTCTGAACAAGGAAAGTATTCGATTACCATGATAAAtccttttttctcttaatttgattttatgtatATTAGTGACTCGGACTATCTTGTATCATGCAGGTTAGAAGGGGCTCTGGAGTCTCAAATGAGGAGATTTTGGCCTTTGCCAAATTATTCAATGATGAACTTACTCTGGATAACATCAGCAGGTTGGTGACTGTTACTGTTGTTTTGGTATTTGAATTGAATacattttaactttaaatccaaaatattatatgtcCTCGCTGGTTTTCAATGTATGACAACTTTTTGACATTTCGCTCTGTTCTCAGGCCTAGATTAGTGAATATGTGCAAATATATGGGAATCAGTCCATTTGGAACAGATTCATATTTGCGTTATATGCTCCGGAAAAGACTGCAATGGTGAGATAAATCTTTTATCCAGTCTGAGCAATTGAACAGTTTTTCCAGTGTCCTGTAGTTTCTTAGACAAAGACTTGATAACATGGCATGGTATGAATTGGAATCTTTCCATACTTTATAGGAGATGATACGTTGattaatgaattatttattgtgtttgtCTGTGTTATGTATATTTCTACTTTGTGTTTATAGGATAAAGAATGATGATAAGTTGATTCAAGCTGAGGGCGTGGAGTCTCTCTCAGAAGCTGAACTTCGTGAAGATTGTAGGGAAAGAGGCATGCTTGGATTGCTCTCG encodes:
- the LOC102618528 gene encoding integrin-linked protein kinase 1-like isoform X1; translated protein: MENLTAQLKRGISRQFSTGSLRRSLTRQMSRQSSFDPRRNNMRFSFGRQSSLDPIRRSPVQDELTVPENLDSTMQLLFMACRGDVKGVEDLLNEGSDVNSIDLDGRTALHIAACEGHVEVVKLLLSKKANIDARDRWGSTAAADAKYYGNVEVYNILKARGAKVPKTKRTPMTVANPREVPEYELNPLELQVRKADGITKGSYQVAKWNGTKVWVKILDKESHKDPERINAFTHELTIVEKARHPNVVQFVGAVTQNIPMMIVLEYHAKGDLASYLQKKGRLSPSKVLRFALDLARGMNYLHECKPDPIIHCDLKPKNILLDNGGQLKISGFGLLRLQYISPEKAKIVFPVSHIDPANLYVAPEIYKNEEFDRSVDAYSFGLILYEMIEGVQPFHPKPPEEVVKLMCCEGKRPPLKIKARSYPPDLKELIEECWDPKPVIRPNFNEIIARLDRIVCNCSKQGWWKDTFKLPWK
- the LOC102618528 gene encoding integrin-linked protein kinase 1-like isoform X2, which encodes MLDRRLTRQMSRQSSFDPRRNNMRFSFGRQSSLDPIRRSPVQDELTVPENLDSTMQLLFMACSGDVKGVEDLLNEGIDVNSIDLDGRTALHIAACEGHVEVVKLLLSKKANIDARDRWGSTAAADAKYYGNVEVYNILKARGAKVPKTKRTPMTVANPREVPEYELNPLELQVRKADGITKGSYQVAKWNGTKVWVKILDKESHKDPERINAFTHELTIVEKARHPNVVQFVGAVTQNIPMMIVLEYHAKGDLASYLQKKGRLSPSKVLRFALDLARGMNYLHECKPDPIIHCDLKPKNILLDNGGQLKISGFGLLRLQYISPEKAKIVFPVSHIDPANLYVAPEIYKNEEFDRSVDAYSFGLILYEMIEGVQPFHPKPPEEVVKLMCCEGKRPPLKIKARSYPPDLKELIEECWDPKPVIRPNFNEIIARLDRIVCNCSKQGWWKDTFKLPWK
- the LOC102618528 gene encoding integrin-linked protein kinase 1-like isoform X3 gives rise to the protein MLDRRLTRQMSRQSSFDPRRNNMRFSFGRQSSLDPIRRSPVQDELTVPENLDSTMQLLFMACSGDVKGVEDLLNEGIDVNSIDLDGRTALHIAACEGHVEVVKLLLSKKANIDARDRWGSTAAADAKYYGNVEVYNILKARGAKVPKTKRTPMTVANPREVPEYELNPLELQVRKADGITKGSYQVAKWNGTKVWVKILDKESHKDPERINAFTHELTIVEKARHPNVVQFVGAVTQNIPMMIVLEYHAKGDLASYLQKKGRLSPSKVLRFALDLARGMNYLHECKPDPIIHCDLKPKNILLDNGGQLKISGFGLLRLQYISPEKAKIVFPVSHIDPANLYVAPEIYKNEEFDRSVDAYSFGLILYEMIEGVQPFHPKPPEEVVKLMCCEGKRPPLKIKARSYPPDLKELIEECWDPKPVIRPNFNEIIARLDRIVCNCSKQGWWKDTFKLPWK
- the LOC102618528 gene encoding integrin-linked protein kinase 1-like isoform X4, which encodes MLDRRLTRQMSRQSSFDPRRNNMRFSFGRQSSLDPIRRSPVQDELTVPENLDSTMQLLFMACSGDVKGVEDLLNEGIDVNSIDLDGRTALHIAACEGHVEVVKLLLSKKANIDARDRWGSTAAADAKYYGNVEVYNILKARGAKVPKTKRTPMTVANPREVPEYELNPLELQVRKADGITKGSYQVAKWNGTKVWVKILDKESHKDPERINAFTHELTIVEKARHPNVVQFVGAVTQNIPMMIVLEYHAKGDLASYLQKKGRLSPSKVLRFALDLARGMNYLHECKPDPIIHCDLKPKNILLDNGGQLKISGFGLLRLQYISPEKAKIVFPVSHIDPANLYVAPEIYKNEEFDRSVDAYSFGLILYEMIEGVQPFHPKPPEEVVKLMCCEGKRPPLKIKARSYPPDLKELIEECWDPKPVIRPNFNEIIARLDRIVCNCSKQGWWKDTFKLPWK